One segment of Elusimicrobiota bacterium DNA contains the following:
- the groL gene encoding chaperonin GroEL (60 kDa chaperone family; promotes refolding of misfolded polypeptides especially under stressful conditions; forms two stacked rings of heptamers to form a barrel-shaped 14mer; ends can be capped by GroES; misfolded proteins enter the barrel where they are refolded when GroES binds): MAKQIVYSEDARARLKAGVEKLANAVKVTLGPKGRSVILEKKYGSPTVIDDGVTIAKEIELQDPLENMGAQLVREVASKTNDVAGDGTTTATILAQAIINEGLRNIAAGANPIHLKRGIEKAVFAVVAEIKKASKPVKTKEERSQVATISANDRQIGELIAQAMEKVGHEGVITVEEGKSAETTLEVVEGMQFDRGYVSPYFVTDAERMETVLENPSVLITDKKISAMNDLLPVLEKIAQSGSPFVLIAEDVEGEALATLVVNKLRGTLKCAAVKAPGFGDRRKDLLQDIATLTDGKVISEELGLKLEKAGIDMLGRCKRVVIDKENTTIVGGAGSKSEVNKRVEQIRKQIQDTTSDYDKEKLEERLAKLQGGVAVISVGAATETEMKAKKAKVEDARNATKAGVEEGIVSGGGAALMRAAKVLDALKGKDDDETTGIRIVRKALEAPMRQLAFNAGLDGSVVIEKVGTLKDGWGLDAETSEYVDLIKSGIVDPAKVVRCALENAASIAGTLLTTECLVADIPEKKEAAPAGGHMHGGGDMY, encoded by the coding sequence ATGGCGAAGCAGATCGTCTACAGTGAAGATGCGCGCGCCCGCCTGAAGGCCGGCGTCGAGAAGCTCGCGAACGCCGTGAAGGTCACCCTCGGGCCCAAGGGCCGCTCGGTGATCCTCGAGAAGAAGTACGGCTCCCCCACCGTCATCGACGACGGCGTCACCATCGCCAAGGAGATCGAGCTGCAGGACCCGCTCGAGAACATGGGCGCCCAGCTGGTCCGCGAGGTCGCCTCGAAGACCAACGACGTCGCCGGCGACGGCACGACGACCGCCACGATCCTCGCCCAGGCCATCATCAACGAGGGCCTTCGCAACATCGCGGCCGGCGCGAATCCCATCCACCTCAAGCGCGGCATCGAAAAGGCCGTCTTCGCCGTGGTGGCCGAGATCAAGAAGGCCTCCAAGCCGGTGAAGACGAAGGAAGAGCGCTCCCAGGTCGCGACCATCTCCGCCAACGACCGCCAGATCGGCGAGCTCATCGCCCAGGCCATGGAGAAGGTCGGCCACGAGGGCGTGATCACCGTCGAGGAAGGCAAGTCCGCCGAGACGACCCTCGAGGTCGTCGAAGGCATGCAGTTCGACCGCGGCTACGTGTCGCCCTACTTCGTGACCGACGCCGAGCGCATGGAGACCGTGCTCGAGAATCCGTCCGTCCTCATCACCGACAAGAAGATCTCGGCGATGAACGACCTCCTGCCGGTGCTCGAGAAGATCGCGCAGTCCGGTTCGCCGTTCGTGCTGATCGCCGAGGACGTCGAGGGCGAGGCCCTGGCGACCCTGGTGGTCAACAAGCTGCGCGGCACCCTCAAGTGCGCCGCCGTGAAGGCCCCCGGCTTCGGCGACCGCCGCAAGGACCTGCTCCAGGACATCGCGACGCTGACCGACGGAAAGGTCATCAGCGAAGAGCTCGGGCTCAAGCTCGAGAAGGCCGGCATCGACATGCTCGGCCGCTGCAAGCGCGTCGTCATCGACAAGGAGAACACCACCATCGTCGGCGGGGCGGGCTCCAAGTCCGAGGTCAACAAGCGCGTCGAGCAGATCCGCAAGCAGATCCAGGACACCACCTCCGACTACGACAAGGAGAAGCTCGAGGAGCGGCTCGCGAAGCTCCAGGGCGGAGTGGCCGTCATCAGCGTGGGCGCGGCGACCGAGACCGAGATGAAGGCCAAGAAGGCCAAGGTCGAGGATGCGCGCAACGCGACGAAGGCCGGAGTCGAGGAAGGCATCGTTTCCGGCGGCGGCGCGGCCCTCATGCGCGCGGCCAAGGTCCTCGACGCCCTCAAGGGGAAGGACGACGACGAGACCACGGGCATCCGCATCGTCCGCAAGGCCCTCGAAGCCCCGATGCGCCAGCTGGCGTTCAACGCCGGCCTCGACGGCTCCGTCGTCATCGAGAAGGTCGGGACCCTGAAGGACGGCTGGGGACTCGACGCCGAGACCTCGGAGTACGTGGACCTCATCAAGAGCGGCATCGTCGACCCCGCGAAGGTCGTGCGCTGCGCCCTCGAGAACGCGGCCTCCATCGCCGGCACCCTGCTGACGACCGAGTGCCTCGTCGCCGACATCCCGGAGAAGAAGGAAGCCGCTCCGGCCGGCGGCCACATGCACGGCGGCGGAGACATGTACTGA